The uncultured Paludibaculum sp. sequence TATGTTTTTGTACTGCACGTGAAAGGACAATTTTTCAAGATCCTTTCCTTATTAACCAAATCTTCAACTGTATCCTTGTGAGTGATACGAACCACATCCTGTTCAATAATAGGACCGGCATCAAGCTCAGTAGTTACATAGTGACTTGTTGCACCAATAATTTTCACACCTCTTTCAAAAGCTGCATGATAAGGTTTAGCACCTACGAATGCCGGAAGGAAAGAGTGGTGTATATTGATAATTCTGTTAGGATAAGAATTGATCATGTTTTCAGAATATAACCTGCATATATCTCGCTAAAACATAAAGTTCACTCTTATGTTTAGCAAGAAGCTCCATTTCTTTAGCTTCCTGTTCAGCTTTAGTTTCCTTAGTAAATAGGGAAAAGGTAGAACGGAATACCAAATTTATCTGCCACATGTTGCAAGTTTGGGTGATTACTTATAATAAGAGGAATATCCACATTCCATTCACCGTTAGCATAACGTGCAAGCATGTCAAACAAGCAATGAGACATTTTAGAAAAACAAATATCGCCATGCGTGGTTTAACATCCGAGAAATATAGACGGAAGTTCATTTCATATTTCTGAGCGTACAAAGTATCGAAGTAATCTTCTATTTTTTCTCTTGGGATAAGAAAATCGCTTAGTTCCCACTCAATTCTCATAAAGAAAATGTTTTCAATATGATCAACGTACTGATCAAGATAAACAATATTTCCTTTATTAATCGTAATAAATCTGTTACCGCGGATATAATCCCCGGTTTATCGGGACAGTGAAGTAACAACTTTGCGGTATTTTTGTTTGCTTGCATCTTATTTATCATTAGTTATCATTATGAGTTCGGCAAAAATAGCGAATTATTGCCAAAGAACGAATATTAAAGCAAGACGTTTGTATTAAATGTTATTGTTTGTCACTTCGAACAGCATAAAAGATGCTTTTATGGAAATAAAATGAATAAAAAATGAGTTTTTTTTCTTTTAGTACTTGCAGAATTAAAATAAATGTCTACCTTTGCATCCGCAATCAGAAATGGTAGCAATGCAAAAAACTGGTGCGTTAGTTCAGTTGGTTAGAATACATGCCTGTCACGCATGGGGGTCACGAGTTCGAGTCTCGTACGCACGCCCAACGAAATTTGCATTTGCAACCTTGATGAAAGTAATTTATTGAAATATTGGTGCGTTAGTTCAGTTGGTTAGAATACATGCCTGTCACGCATGGGGTCACGAGTTCGAGTCTCGTACGCACCGCAAGAGAAGCTCTGAAAACTTTGTTTTCGGGGCTTTTTTTATGTCCGACCGCAAGTATATTCTAAAATAAGATTAAGCAATAAAATGAATCCCCACATAATATGGAATAGTGATATATTTAAATGTCTAAAGTGCGATTATCACAAATGATTTTGTAGATATCTTGGATGACTGAATTTTAATGTTATCATTATGACATTAGTAACAATGTAATCGGCTAATTTTGCATATTTGTGTTCTAATTGTATTTGAGGAGCAAAAGTTTTGCTAAATAATCTATAGCCTAAATAGGCTCCAATAAAGTACATCTCAGATATTCCATATATTTTATTTAAGCTACATTGAGTTCTAAATCGAACATAATCAAAGAAATCATTTAATGAAAAAAGTAATGAAATAGCGTCTAAATCATATATAGACATTGCTACTAAGGTATTTGATTTTGTTCTATTTCTGCAGACTTTATGTACGATATAGATGAAATAGTTGGATATTGATCTAATGTAATACATATATTATAAATGCTACTTACATTTGACATAGCTTGAATCTTTTTTAAACTATAATAACCAGTATAGTTTTCAAGGCAATTGATACATAATTACTCCTTGTCCGTAAGCATCAGCGATAGCTTCTGTAAAATTCTTTATTTATTGCATCGTAGTCACCTTGTTTGGACATATAAGTCAGGCGTTTACTTTTATTTGAAATACCACAGCGCTTTCTTTATAACGAGTAAAATATCTATGTCAGTTAGAATATTTGCCGATTTTGTCTTTTTGATTAATTGTCCCAAATGAATATCAACATCCTTCATATTTTTGTTTCAAAATAGAATATACAATTCTTTCCGCAGTTTTACCTCTTAAATCTCCAATATATTCTTTTTTGAAGCTTTCTGATCTAAGGCCCCGGAGCGAGTTGGTCGTCGTCTGACATGTCACGATTCTACTGGGCAGCAGGCGCGAGCAGCAGGCGGAGCGGAGACAGCGGCCCCAGCGGCATTGTAGTCAAACGTCACGTAATGCTCCTTGGCGAGCGGCAGCCCTTCGAGGACGGCTTTGGCTTCGTCCACCGTTTTGCAGTTCATCAGAAAGACGACGCCCTTCCCGTCGCCCCGGGCGTACCATTGCTGGATCTTGCCGTCGAGGTAGAGTTCGACCGTCTCGCGGACCTCGGTCTGCATCACCTTGGAAATCTGCTCTCTCGTGATGCCGGGGTTGACGGAGAGGGTTGCTAGAACATGGGTGACTTTGGGTGCGGCGGGGGGGTTGCGCCCACAGAGAGATTGAGGCGATGGCCGGAAGAAGGAAACGTCCCAGTCGTTTTAGTTGCATATACAACCAATATCACGAAACTGAGAACGGTGAGAATCTTTTTTTCAAGATCCGACGGCCGCCTTGTCGATTTGGCCGGGCGAGTTCCGACTCTACAGTAGAATCCGGGGAGCTTCTGAGGGCCGACGCGGAGATCAGTGACTTGTCATCGAAAGGAGAACATACAGTGACTCTGCCAGTTTCCAGAACCCGGAGGGCCGTCGCGATCTTCGCCGGCTTTCTCTTCGTCGTGGTGGCCTCCACCGCCACCGACATGGCGTTCCATACCACTGGGGTCTTCCCGCCCTTGGGCCAGCGAATGTCCGACGCCTTGTTCGCGTTCGCTCTCGCCTATCGCAGCGTGTTCGCCATCATGGGGACCTATTTGACGTCGCGACTGGCTCCGACGTGGGGTGATGCCGCAGGCGATGCTGATGGGCGCGATCGGCCTTGCGGTTTCCACGTTGGGGGCCGTGGTCACGTGGGACAAGGGGCCCGAGTTCGGACCGCATTGGTATCCCGTTCTGCTCGCGGTCAGCTCGGTGCCGTGTTCCTGGGCCGGCGCCAGGTTGTTCCTGATGCGAGGGCACGGACAGGAAAGCAGCGCCGCACGCCTCGATCCACGTGTAGTTTCCAAAAAAAGAGAGACTCAGATGAACAACATCACACCCTTCCTATGGTTTGACGCGCAGGCCGAAGAGGCAGCCGCGTTCTACGTTTCCCTGTTCAAGAACTCGCGCATCGTGCATTGTATCGCGGTATGGAGAAGCCGGCCCCGGCCCGGCAGGCACGGCAATGACGGTCAGCTTCGAGTTGAACGGGCGGCCCTTCACCGCGTTGAACGGCGGCCCGTACTTCAAGTTCAACGAGTCGGTGTCCTTCGTCATCGACTGTGAATGGCAGGAGGAGGTGGACCGGGGTTCTGGTCGGCGCTCTCGGAGGGCGGCGCGGAGAGTCAATGCGGCTGGCTCAAGGACAAGTACGGACTGTCCTGGCAAGTGATCCCCAGCGCGCTGGGCAAACTGTTGAGCGACCCGGATCCGGCGAAGGCCAAGCGCGTGATGGGGGCGATCCTCAAGATGAAGAAGATCATCATCGCCGATCTGGAGGCAGCTTAGGCGGACGGGCGCTGGGATCTATGCTGTTCCTGGGCGCGCTGGCCCTGGCGCGGTTTCCTGCAATCGATGCTCTTCGCGACGTCGGCCCCTGGACACGCTCACGTTGTTTAGCGTGAGCACGTTGTTCGTGAGTGTTGCCTTGCTGGCCTGCTTCGTCCCGGCCTGGCGCGCCGCACGGGTGGATCCCATGACGGCGCTCAGACAGGAGTAAGGCGGTCAAGCCAAACGTCGTTGCGCTACTTCTGTGAGGCCTCCAGAGCCTGGCCGAGATCCCACAGGATGTCTTCCAGATCTTCCAGGCCGACAGAGAGGCGAATCAGGTCGCCCGTCACGCCAGCCGCCCGCCTGCTGCTCAGCCGAGAGCTGCTGGTGGGTGGTGGACGACGGGTGAATCACCAACGAACGGGCATCGCCGACGTTCGCCAGGTGGGAGAACATCTTGAGGCTGTTGACGAACTTCACACCAGCCTCGTAGCCGCCCTTGATGCCGAAGCTGAAGACGGCGCCGGCGCCCTTGGGCATGTACTTCCGGGCCAGTGCGTTATACGGGCTGGACTTCAAGCCGGCGTACTTCACCCAGGCGACGGAACCGTGCTCTTCCAGCCACTCCGCCACAACCTGCGCGTTGTGGACATGGCGGTCCATGCGCATGCCCAGCGTCTCGATGCCCTGCAGGAACAGGAACGAGTTGAACGGGCTGAGGGCCGGACCGATGTCGCGCAGGCCTTCCACGCGCGTCTTCAGGATAAAGGCGATGGCGCCGAAGGTCTCGGCGAAGTTCATGCCGTGATAGGCGGGCGACGGCTGGTTGATCATCGGGAACGGGCCCTTGGACCAATCGAACTTCGCGCCGTCGACGATGATGCCGCCGATGGAGGTCCCGTGGCCTCCGATGAACTTGGTGAGCGAGTGCAGAACGATGTTGGCGCCCCAGTCGATGGGTCGGCAAAGATACGGCGAAGCGAAGGTGTTGTCGATGAGGAACGGCAACCCGGCTTCGGCCGCGATCTTGCCCACAGCCGCGATATCGAGCACGTTGCCGCGCGGATTGGAGAGCGTTTCGCCGTAGATGGCGCGGGTCTTGGGCGTGATGGCCTTGCGGAAGTTTTCCGGATCGTCGGGCTCGACGAACGTCACGTCGATGCCCATGCGGCGGAAGGTGACGTCGAACTGCGTGTAGGTGCCGCCGTACAACGTGCTGGAAGAGACGAAGTGATCGCCCGCTTCCATCAGAGACGTCAGGGCCAGGAACTGCGCGGACTGCCCGGAGGCGACGGCCAGGGCGGCGGCGCCGTTTTCCAGCGACGCGACGCGCTGCTCCAGCACGTCGGTGGTCGGGTTCATGATGCGCGTGTAGATGTTGCCGAATTTTTGCAGCGCGAACAACTGGGCGGCGTCGGCCGAGTCGTCGAACGCAAACGACGTGGTTTGGTAGATCGGTACCGCCCGCGCCTTCGTGGTCGGGTCGGGGTCATAGCCGGCGTGAAGGGCTCGCGTATTAAAGCCCAGTTCGCGTTGCAGGTCCTTCAGTTTAGACATTGTGTCTATAATGCCATGGCTTGGGGTATGTCGGGGCACACCAACTACGTTGGGTCCGGAGCAACGGAATTTCCGGGCCTGGCCGGCGCTATTTCTTGACGAAGAGCGAATTAAACAGGCGCTTTGACTCGGCGAGCCCTTCGTCGGTCAACACCACGGACTGATCCGGGTTCACCGGATCATGAATGAAGCCTTTCTCGTGGAGGCGGCTCATCGAAGCCCAATCGAAGTTTTTCCAGGCACGGCGTTCGTCGTGCAATGACAGGTACAGCAGAGCCAATACTGTCTCGTCGACCTTCTGATCGTTGATCGGCACGGCTGGTGGACCTCCTGCGTCTACGGCTACAACAACCGCCGTACGATTTCAAGCCTCCCGTTAGCGGAGAAGCGAGAACGCGACCACCGCCGCGATAGCGAGGACGAGGAGAATGCTCAGGCCGACGATGAGCGGCATCATCGAGCTGGACTTGACGGCCGGCGCCACCTTGGCGGCCGCCGCGGCGGCTGCGGAAGCAGCGGAGGGAACGGCCGGGGCCGAAGGCATGGCGGGCCGGGGCGGCGCCGCCATCATACGCGTAAAGTCTCCGGGACCGGCTTTCACCGTGGGCAGCGGAGGAGCTGACGGCGCGGTGGGCATCGAGGGCATGGCGCTCTGCAACTGACCGTAGGGGGTGCTGGGGACGCGCGGCGCTTCCGGCACCGCGGCGACACCGGGCGAGAAGATGCGTGTGAACTCGCCGGGGGCGGCCGGAGCCGCAGCGGGGGCCGACGGAACGGGCGCCGATGGGGCCGGACGGAAGGTCTGCCCGGTGTCGAACATGTTCATCAGATCGTCCTTCTTGGGTTCCTGCCAGCCACCCAGGGGTGACTGCGCGGGCTTCGGCGTGAAGGGCGCACTGACGTCCGGCGGGAGCGCGGATGACTGCCCGGGTGTCGCGTCGCCCGGCTTCCAGGTCGCGCGCAGCATGCGGGTGAATTCGCCGGGCTCAGTGGACTGAGTGGCCGGAGGCGGGGCGGGTTGGGGCGGCCAGGCGGGCATGGCGTCGGCGTGCGGTTCCGGCGCAGGCGCGGCCGGGCGGTCCCAGGAGGCAGTCGACGGCGGAACCGGGGGTTGGCTCGCCGGCGCGGGCGATTCGCCGAACTGAGACGCCCGGATCATGCGTGTGAACTCGCCGGGTTGGGAATCGGACTGAGGGATGGGCGGAGGCACCACGGCGGCCGGGGTTGGCGGGGTGACCGGAGGTGGGATGTGTTCCTGCCGTATCATGCTCGTAAACTCTCCGGCCTGGGGCGCGGCAGGCGGCGGAGGCAGAGGTGGTGGTGCCGCGGCAGCCGGGGCCGGCGTGGCCGGTGGTGGGACATACTCGTGCTGCCGGATCATGCGGGTGAACTCGCCCGGTTCGGAAGACGCCGGGGGCGGCGCGGGCGCGGCAGCCGGTGGAGGGAAGCTGGCGGTGGGCGGAGGGGCTGGCACAGGCTGCGCGGCGGGCGGCTCCGGTTTGTACTGGCTGGCCTGCATCAGCCGCGTGAATTCGCCGGGTTCCGACGCGGACGCCAGGGGTTGGGGCGTGTCGAACATCGAAGGTTCCACAACGACAGGCGCGGGTTCGACCACCGACGGCGGTGGAGGTGGGGGCGCCGGCTGGCTGGCACGCATCAGCCGGGTGAACTCCCCTGGCTCCGACGAGGATGGCGGCGCCGCGGGTTCCGGGGTGATGGGCGGCGGAGGGTTCTGCTGGGCGGTCTTGAACTCACCGGCGTCCCACTGGGGAATTCGCATTCTTGTCTTGCCGGAGGGCGACCCGGCCGGCATGGCCCACTGGCCAGCCTTGCCGAGGTCACCGGTGGCGGGCGGCGCGCTGACGGGCGGCGGAGGGGGTGGCGGAACTACCTCCACGGGCGGCGCGACCGGCGCCACCACAGGTGGAGGAGCAGCGACGGCCTCGGCGCGTGGCGCGATGAGACCCGTGGACGCGCCCAACCACGTGCGGAACAGAAGGGCGCCGGGCAGCAGCGATGTTACGACGAAGACCGCCCCCTGCCATTCTCCAATCTCGACGATGTGGCACTGCTGCTCAGAGGGCAACTCGCCCGCCTGCCGCAGCAGCGGCTCATCCTCGGCACCTCGCCCGGCCGGGAAAAGGTGCAGCAGCAGGATGCGTCCTGATGTGCGTTCCTGCACGGGTACCGTCTGTTCCACGCTCACCGTTGGGTCGGCTAGCGGCTGTAGAAATTCATACTTGCGGTTGAGATCCATCGCCCCTCCGGACAATTCGTAGCAAACTACCAGATGCACGTTTATTATAAGTAGCGGACGCAATTTGCGCGCGGCCGCCTTTGGACTGCTGTGCATGGGGAGCATCGCCGGAACATGAGATTCCTTTCTAGGGTGGTGTGGTCGGAGGGCATGTACCTTGGTCCGCACCACTTTCAGGTACAGGGTCGATACTTCGAAGACTCGCTTCATTTCGCGGCTTCGGCGCTGATGGGCCAGCCCTATGGGCTGATGGGCTGCCTGCTGGACCCTGACGCCCTTTCCAACGGGACGTTATCGGTCATCCACGCTCGAGGTATCTTTCGGGACGGACTGCAATTTCACATGCCGGAATGCGACGCCCCGCCACCTCCGCGGGCCATCGGCGACCTGTTTCCGCCCATCCGCAGTTCCGTTGTCGTACTTCTGGGCGTGCCGGAACGCCTGGAGAACGGCCCCAATTGCTCGATGAACCCGGAAGCATCCAGCACGCGCTACGTCGCCCGGACGCGGCCCTACGCCGATGAGACCACGGGGCGGGATGAGCGGTCCATCGAGGTGGGGGGCAAGGATTTCCGGCTGCTGCTGGACACTGAGCCGCAGGAAGGGCTGGTGTGTCTGCCTCTGGCCCGGGTGATGCGCGATGGCGCCGGGCAGTACGTATTCGATCCCAGTTTTGTCCCGCCCACCCTGCAGATTGGAGCCAGCGAGCACCTGATGCTGCTGCTGCGGCGGCTGATCGAGATTCTCGGCGAAAAGAGCGCCACGCTGAGCCGCGCTCCGGCCGGTGGCGGCGACCGGTCGTCCCGCGAGGTCGCCAATTTCTGGCTGCTGCACGCGGTGAACAGCGCCCTGGCCGCCCTGCGGCACCAGTGGACGTCCAAACGCGGGCATCCCGAGGAAATTTTTCTGGAACTGTCCCGGCTGGCCGGCGCACTGTGCACGTTCAGCCTGGACTCCCATCCGCGCAATCTGCCGGCCTTTGACCACGACAATCCGGGGCCCTGCTTCGATGCGCTCGACTATCACATTCGAACCCATCTGGAGATCACGGTGCCCACACGCTGCATCGAGATCCCTCTGGTGCAGACAGCGGCCAGTTTCTATGAGGGCGACATCACAGATACGCGGTGCCTCGACCGTTCATCGTGGGTGATCGCGCTGCACGCCACCACCGGCGATGCCGATCTCATCGAGAAGGCGCCGCGTCTGGTGAAGGTCTGTTCCGCCAAGTTCATTGGCGAACTGGTGAAGCGCGCGATGGGCGGCCTGCCGATGGCCTATCTGCCCATGCCGCCGCCCTCTGTTCCCTCGCGGGTGGAATCGCAGTATTTCGGGGTTTCGAAGTCCGGTCCCTTCTGGGACAACATCGTGGTGACGCGCCGGGTGGGCATCTATGTTCCGGCCGAATTGCCCGATCCTGATGTGAAGCTCTTTGTCGTTCTGGATGCGTGAGGCCCAGCCTATGTCACAGCCCTACACCGCGGAAACGGCCTCGCGCCGTCCTTCGAATCTGGCCCTGATCCTGCAGGAAGCGCTCACAGCCACCGTGCGCATCCGTTCGATGCCGCAGGCCGTGTCGAGCGAAGAAGCGTTCCGGCAACAGATGCGCGAGGCTCTGAAGCTCGCCGCCCAGGAGGCGCGCAGTCCCGGCGGCTATTCCCCGGAAGACATCAAGATGGCGATCTTCGCCGTGGTGGGCTTCCTGGACGAATCGATTCTCAAGGCCGGTAACCGAACCTTCTCGGAATGGCCGACCAAGCCGCTGCAGGAGGAGTTCTTTGGGACGCACCTGGCCGGCGAGCTCTTCTATCAGAACCTGGAACGGTTGCTCAAAATGGAGGACTCCGCCGAGCTGGCCGACCTGCTGGAAGTGCATCAGCTCTGCATGCTGCTGGGCTTCCGGGGCCGCTACATTGCACGCAGCCCCATGGAGTTCCAGGCCGTTCTCAACACCGTCGCCGACAAGATCGCACGCATCCGCGGAGAGTACGGCGCGCTGACAGAAGCCTGGCGCCTGCCCAACGAACGAATCGTGCAGGGCGCCGATCCCTGGAGCAAGCGGCTGCTGTATACGGCCATCGGCTGTCTGGCCTTCACTCTGCTACTCTACGCCGGTTTCAAATGGTCGCTCGTCTCGGGGGTCTCGGAAGTGGCCGCCGTCCATGTCCGCAGCCGCTAGGAGATCTCGATGCGAAAAGTCATTCTCATTACCGTCCTGATCCTGCTGCTATGGAAGGCGCTGGTTTGGTTCCTGGGCTCCGCGCTGGGGTTGCACGGCGGAATGCTGTGGGGCCTGCGGATTTCTCTGTGGTTCATCGGACTGCTCTCCGCCGGTCTCGTGATCTGGTTTTTCTGGCGCAAGGCCAAGCTGGAACGCGAGAACGAAGAGGGGATGGAGCAAAGCGGAGGCGATGAAATAGCGAATCTGCTGCATGAGGCAGAGAAGCGCCTGACGGCCGCCAGGAACGGTAAGGCCACGGGGCTGGCGACCACGCCGGTTGTGTTGATCGCGGGCGAACCCGGCAGCGCCAAATCGAGCGTGGTCTTGAATTCGGGCCTCGATCCGGAGCTAGTCGCGGGCCGCACCCATCAGGATGGCGTCGTCACGCCGACGCGCTCCGCCAACATCTGGTTTGCCAATGGCGTGGCGTTTGTTGAAGCCGGCGGCGCCCTGACGCAGGACAAGGCCCTGTGGAACCGCCTGATCCGCGGGCTGCGTCCGGCGCGTCTGGCCGGCATCTTCGGCAAGGGTGGAGCGGCGCCGAGGGCCGCCCTGGTCTGCTTCGATGCCGAGACCTTTGCGCAGCCGGGTGGAGTGGAGTTGGCTACGGCCACGGCGCGCAAACTGCGCCTGCGTCTCGCGGCTCTCAGCGAGGATCTGGGCATCAATCTGCCGGTGTACGCGCTGTTCACGCGCATGGACCGCATTCCGGGCTATCTGGAATATGTCCGCAACCTCACCAACGACGAGGTCTATCGGGCCTTGGGTGTGACGTTGCCGCTTTCAGCGGGCCAGCAGTCGAGAACTTACGGCGAAGACCAGACGGCCCGCCTGTCCTATGCCTTCGAGGGCCTGTTCAAGCAGCTCGCCCACTACCGGCCGCCGCTGCTGGGCCGGGAGAGCGATGCCAATTCCCTGGCTCCTACCTACGAGTTCCCGCGCGAGTTCCGCAAGATGCAGACGCCGCTGGTTCAGTTCCTGCTGGATCTCTGCCGGCCCAGCCAGCTTTCCACGGGGCCCTATCTGCGCGGATTCTACTTCTCCGGCGTGCGTCCGATGGTGGTGCAGGAGTACAGGAGCGCCCCCGAGGTCGCGGCGCCCCGTCCGGGGCAAGGCGGCGTCCCGCACGCCACCTCCATCTTCCGTGTCGGGCAGGAGGCCAACAGACCGGGCGCCCAGCAGGCTCCAATGGTCACCAGCCGCCGCGTGCCTCAATGGACCTTCGTGGGCGGGCTGTTCCACGACGTCATGCTCGCCGATCAGTTGGCGCTGGGCGGCAGCACCTCGAGTACGAAGACCAACACACTACGGCGCCTGGGGCTGGCATTCGCCTGCTTCCTGTGCCTGGTGATGACCATCGGCATGATCGTCTCTTTTGTGCGCAACCGCGCGCTGGAGTCGCGCGTCCTGGAGGCGGCCAAAGGCATCAGTTCGGCGGAATCCACCGGAGCCGACCTGGCGTCGGCCGATGCGCTGCGCAAGCTGGATACGCTGCGCAACTCGCTGATCACCCTGGATAGCTACAAGCGCGACGGCTCCCCCTGGAGCTTCCATTGGGGTCTGTACACCGGCGACGACCTGTATCAACCGGCGCGCAAGGTCTACTTCGACCGCTTCCGGCAACTGCTGTTCGGGCAAACGCAGGGCTCGATTCTGACATTCCTGCGAGGCCTTCCGCCGACGCCCGGTCCTGACTACAACCCGACCTATGACGCACTCAAGGCCTATCTGATCACGACCGCGCATCACGACAAGAGCAGTTCCAGCTTCCTGACACCAGTGCTGGTGAAGTTCTGGAGCGAGAATCGCGGCGTCGATCCGGAGCGCATGAAACTGGCCACGGATCAGTTCGACTACTACGCCCAGGCACTGCAGGCCGAGAATCCTTATACGAACGAAAACGACGCGTCGACGATTGAGACGGCGCGCCACTACCTGGCCCAGTTCGGCGATACCCTGCGCGTCTATCGCGCCATGCTGGCCGACGCCGCCAAGAGCGGGCCGCCCATCAACTACCACAAACGATTCCCCGGCGCCGACGCGGCGATGACCGACACACGAGAAGTGCAGTCAGCGTTCACCAAACCCGGCTGGGAGTTCATGAAGGGCGCCATCAAGAACCCCGACCGCTACTTCAGCGGCGAGCAGTGGGTGCTGGGCGAACAGGTCACCTCCAAGATCGACCGCGCCAAGCTCATTGAAGAGCTGCAGAACAAGTACAACTCCGATTTCGTCGCCGAATGGCGGGCGTTCCTGCGCGCGGCTTCCGTGCAACGCTACGCGAGCATTGCCGATGCGTCGAAGAAGCTCACGCTGCAGACCGGCCCACAGTCGCCGCTGCTCGCTCTCATCTGGCTGATTTCCCAGAACACGGCTGTCGACGGCCCCGCAGTGGCGGAAGTCTTCCAGCCGGCGCAGGCGGTGGTGCCGCCGACCAGCACGGATCGCTACATTGCGGCTCCGAATCAGAACTATATGAATGCCCTGCTCGGCTTGGGCACTTCCCTGGAAAGCATCGTCGGCCAGCCTTCGCCGAGCGAGGCGGCGGCTTCCCAGATTCTCGGCAACGCCTCGACGGCGAAGCTCGCGGCCCGGCAATTGGCACAGACCTTCCGCCTCGACCCGGCCGGCCACGTAGAGGCGCAGATCCAGAAGCTGTTGGAAGATCCCATCACGAGCGTCGAAGGCCTGCTGCGGGGCCTCGGTCCGGCGGAACTGAACGGCAAGGGCAAGGGGCTTTGCGCCCAGATGAGCGCGGTGTGGAACAAGTACCCGTTCGACCCGAATGCCACCGCCGAAGCGACGCTGGCCGAGGTGAACGGACTGCTGCACCGGCCCGACGGTGCGCTGTGGGCGTTCTACGATTCCAGCCTGCAGAAGGTGCTGACGA is a genomic window containing:
- a CDS encoding O-acetylhomoserine aminocarboxypropyltransferase/cysteine synthase family protein; the protein is MSKLKDLQRELGFNTRALHAGYDPDPTTKARAVPIYQTTSFAFDDSADAAQLFALQKFGNIYTRIMNPTTDVLEQRVASLENGAAALAVASGQSAQFLALTSLMEAGDHFVSSSTLYGGTYTQFDVTFRRMGIDVTFVEPDDPENFRKAITPKTRAIYGETLSNPRGNVLDIAAVGKIAAEAGLPFLIDNTFASPYLCRPIDWGANIVLHSLTKFIGGHGTSIGGIIVDGAKFDWSKGPFPMINQPSPAYHGMNFAETFGAIAFILKTRVEGLRDIGPALSPFNSFLFLQGIETLGMRMDRHVHNAQVVAEWLEEHGSVAWVKYAGLKSSPYNALARKYMPKGAGAVFSFGIKGGYEAGVKFVNSLKMFSHLANVGDARSLVIHPSSTTHQQLSAEQQAGGWRDGRPDSPLCRPGRSGRHPVGSRPGSGGLTEVAQRRLA
- a CDS encoding VOC family protein, producing MAGGGGPGFWSALSEGGAESQCGWLKDKYGLSWQVIPSALGKLLSDPDPAKAKRVMGAILKMKKIIIADLEAA
- a CDS encoding ImcF-related family protein; this translates as MRKVILITVLILLLWKALVWFLGSALGLHGGMLWGLRISLWFIGLLSAGLVIWFFWRKAKLERENEEGMEQSGGDEIANLLHEAEKRLTAARNGKATGLATTPVVLIAGEPGSAKSSVVLNSGLDPELVAGRTHQDGVVTPTRSANIWFANGVAFVEAGGALTQDKALWNRLIRGLRPARLAGIFGKGGAAPRAALVCFDAETFAQPGGVELATATARKLRLRLAALSEDLGINLPVYALFTRMDRIPGYLEYVRNLTNDEVYRALGVTLPLSAGQQSRTYGEDQTARLSYAFEGLFKQLAHYRPPLLGRESDANSLAPTYEFPREFRKMQTPLVQFLLDLCRPSQLSTGPYLRGFYFSGVRPMVVQEYRSAPEVAAPRPGQGGVPHATSIFRVGQEANRPGAQQAPMVTSRRVPQWTFVGGLFHDVMLADQLALGGSTSSTKTNTLRRLGLAFACFLCLVMTIGMIVSFVRNRALESRVLEAAKGISSAESTGADLASADALRKLDTLRNSLITLDSYKRDGSPWSFHWGLYTGDDLYQPARKVYFDRFRQLLFGQTQGSILTFLRGLPPTPGPDYNPTYDALKAYLITTAHHDKSSSSFLTPVLVKFWSENRGVDPERMKLATDQFDYYAQALQAENPYTNENDASTIETARHYLAQFGDTLRVYRAMLADAAKSGPPINYHKRFPGADAAMTDTREVQSAFTKPGWEFMKGAIKNPDRYFSGEQWVLGEQVTSKIDRAKLIEELQNKYNSDFVAEWRAFLRAASVQRYASIADASKKLTLQTGPQSPLLALIWLISQNTAVDGPAVAEVFQPAQAVVPPTSTDRYIAAPNQNYMNALLGLGTSLESIVGQPSPSEAAASQILGNASTAKLAARQLAQTFRLDPAGHVEAQIQKLLEDPITSVEGLLRGLGPAELNGKGKGLCAQMSAVWNKYPFDPNATAEATLAEVNGLLHRPDGALWAFYDSSLQKVLTKQGLQYVPNPSGGINVNPAFVAFFNQASALTDALYAGDSKDPHVAFTLKPVPSEGVQSLSLRLDGQAATFGANDSTPKRFTWQGTGPHEARAGARFGGDVTWFDRDGLWAPFHFFTEAEQFQPSGSGYSVSWIIRAGKEAMKLPNGKPLTVRFDLNMEGAPPVFMKGYWRGLRCVGEVAK
- a CDS encoding DotU family type IV/VI secretion system protein, coding for MSQPYTAETASRRPSNLALILQEALTATVRIRSMPQAVSSEEAFRQQMREALKLAAQEARSPGGYSPEDIKMAIFAVVGFLDESILKAGNRTFSEWPTKPLQEEFFGTHLAGELFYQNLERLLKMEDSAELADLLEVHQLCMLLGFRGRYIARSPMEFQAVLNTVADKIARIRGEYGALTEAWRLPNERIVQGADPWSKRLLYTAIGCLAFTLLLYAGFKWSLVSGVSEVAAVHVRSR
- the tssK gene encoding type VI secretion system baseplate subunit TssK, with amino-acid sequence MRFLSRVVWSEGMYLGPHHFQVQGRYFEDSLHFAASALMGQPYGLMGCLLDPDALSNGTLSVIHARGIFRDGLQFHMPECDAPPPPRAIGDLFPPIRSSVVVLLGVPERLENGPNCSMNPEASSTRYVARTRPYADETTGRDERSIEVGGKDFRLLLDTEPQEGLVCLPLARVMRDGAGQYVFDPSFVPPTLQIGASEHLMLLLRRLIEILGEKSATLSRAPAGGGDRSSREVANFWLLHAVNSALAALRHQWTSKRGHPEEIFLELSRLAGALCTFSLDSHPRNLPAFDHDNPGPCFDALDYHIRTHLEITVPTRCIEIPLVQTAASFYEGDITDTRCLDRSSWVIALHATTGDADLIEKAPRLVKVCSAKFIGELVKRAMGGLPMAYLPMPPPSVPSRVESQYFGVSKSGPFWDNIVVTRRVGIYVPAELPDPDVKLFVVLDA
- a CDS encoding DUF6429 family protein — protein: MPINDQKVDETVLALLYLSLHDERRAWKNFDWASMSRLHEKGFIHDPVNPDQSVVLTDEGLAESKRLFNSLFVKK
- a CDS encoding formyltransferase family protein codes for the protein MINSYPNRIINIHHSFLPAFVGAKPYHAAFERGVKIIGATSHYVTTELDAGPIIEQDVVRITHKDTVEDLVNKERILKNCPFTCSTKT